Proteins encoded together in one Bacteroidales bacterium window:
- a CDS encoding AAA family ATPase yields MEVLYHKDINYNPVKKQFAKTVDYLQNENFSAAEVKKVHGNGYYRAKLDYRNRLLFTLGHYNNKYYILLLEIIFNHEYHKSRFLKGADIDESRFETLEGSDDIKNHDINSLTYVNPETSYFHVLDKIMSFDRDQNYLFSLPTPFIVIGPAGSGKTALTLEKMKTLKGSVLYTTLSSYLTENSANLFYANNYDNDKLNIDFLSYREFLETLHIIEGKEADFRVFNSWFNRHRKKTSIRNAQKLYEEFKGVITGYNIDKPYMSEEEYLNLGVKQSIFIEEERKQAYELFKKYLQFLKENGYYDINIISHQWLPLCKPRYDFIVVDEVQDFTNIQLYLILQALKKPTQFILCGDSNQIVHPNLFSWSNVKSMFYLNEIKGNNINI; encoded by the coding sequence ATGGAGGTTTTATATCATAAAGACATCAACTACAATCCGGTTAAAAAACAATTTGCCAAAACGGTCGATTACCTGCAAAACGAAAATTTTTCCGCTGCCGAGGTAAAGAAGGTGCACGGAAACGGCTATTACCGGGCCAAACTTGATTACAGGAACCGGCTTCTTTTTACACTGGGTCATTACAACAACAAATACTACATCTTGCTCCTGGAGATCATATTCAATCATGAATATCACAAATCAAGATTTTTAAAGGGCGCTGATATAGATGAATCCCGTTTTGAAACGCTGGAAGGTTCGGATGATATTAAAAACCATGACATCAATTCTCTGACCTACGTAAACCCGGAAACGTCTTATTTTCATGTATTGGATAAAATCATGTCATTTGACCGGGATCAGAATTACCTGTTCAGCTTACCTACTCCGTTTATAGTGATCGGTCCTGCCGGGAGCGGCAAAACCGCCCTTACCCTGGAAAAGATGAAAACCCTAAAGGGCTCCGTCCTGTATACCACCCTTTCTTCCTATCTGACAGAAAACTCGGCGAACCTTTTTTATGCAAATAATTATGACAATGATAAGCTCAATATAGATTTTCTCTCCTATAGGGAGTTCCTTGAAACCTTACACATCATTGAGGGAAAAGAAGCCGATTTCCGGGTTTTTAACTCCTGGTTCAACCGCCACCGGAAGAAAACATCCATCCGCAATGCGCAAAAATTATATGAAGAGTTCAAAGGCGTTATCACCGGATATAACATTGACAAACCTTACATGAGCGAAGAGGAATACCTGAATCTGGGGGTAAAACAGTCCATTTTTATTGAAGAGGAGCGCAAGCAAGCTTATGAATTGTTTAAAAAATACCTGCAGTTTCTGAAAGAAAACGGATACTACGACATCAACATCATATCCCATCAATGGTTGCCATTGTGTAAGCCCCGGTATGATTTTATCGTGGTTGACGAAGTACAGGACTTCACCAATATCCAGTTATACCTTATCCTTCAGGCGCTTAAAAAGCCCACGCAATTTATCTTATGCGGAGATTCCAACCAAATTGTACATCCCAATTTGTTTTCCTGGTCGAATGTTAAAAGCATGTTCTATTTGAATGAGATCAAGGGAAACAACATCAACATCC